A single genomic interval of Symphalangus syndactylus isolate Jambi chromosome 18, NHGRI_mSymSyn1-v2.1_pri, whole genome shotgun sequence harbors:
- the CMPK2 gene encoding UMP-CMP kinase 2, mitochondrial, whose product MAFARPLLRRPLSGPLLGRRGVCAGAMAPPRRFVLELPDCTLAHFALGADAPGDADAPDPRLAALLGPPERSYSLCVPVTPDAGCGARVRAARLHQRLLHQLRRGPFQRCQLLRLLCYCPGGQAGGAQQGFLLRDPLDDPDTRQALLELLGACQEAPRPHLGEFEADPRGQLWQRLWEVQDGRRLQVGCAQVVPAPEPPLHPVVPDLPSSVVFPDREAARAVLEECTSFIPEARAVLDLVDQCPKQVQKGKFQVVAIEGLDATGKTTVTQSVADSLKAVLLKSPPSCIGQWRKIFDDEPTIIRRAFYSLGNYLVASEIAKESAKSPVIVDRYWHSTATYAIATEVSGGLQHLPPAHHPVYQWPEDLLKPDLILLLTVNPEERLQRLQGRGMEKTREEAELEANSVFRQKVEMSYQRMENPGCHVVDASPSREKVLQTVLSLIQNSFNEP is encoded by the exons ATGGCCTTCGCCCGCCCGCTCCTGCGCAGGCCACTGTCGGGGCCGCTGCTCGGGCGGCGCGGGGTCTGCGCTGGGGCCATGGCTCCGCCGCGCCGCTTCGTCCTGGAACTTCCCGACTGCACCCTGGCTCACTTCGCCCTAGGCGCCGACGCCCCCGGCGACGCAGACGCCCCCGACCCCCGCCTGGCGGCGCTGCTGGGGCCCCCGGAGCGCAGCTACTCGCTGTGCGTGCCCGTGACCCCGGACGCCGGCTGCGGGGCCCGGGTCCGGGCGGCGCGGCTGCACCAGCGCCTGCTGCACCAGCTTCGCCGCGGCCCCTTCCAGCGGTGCCAGCTGCTCAGGCTGCTCTGCTACTGCCCGGGCGGCCAGGCCGGCGGCGCGCAGCAAGGCTTCCTGCTGCGCGACCCCCTGGATGACCCTGACACCCGGCAAGCGCTGCTCGAGCTGCTGGGCGCCTGCCAGGAGGCACCACGCCCGCACCTGGGCGAGTTCGAGGCCGACCCACGCGGCCAGCTGTGGCAGCGCCTCTGGGAGGTGCAAGACGGCAGGCGGCTGCAGGTGGGCTGCGCACAGGTCGTGCCCGCCCCGGAGCCCCCGCTACACCCGGTGGTGCCAGACTTGCCCAGTTCCGTGGTCTTCCCGGACCGGGAAGCCGCCCGGGCCGTTTTGGAGGAG TGTACCTCCTTTATTCCTGAAGCCCGGGCGGTGCTTGACCTGGTCGACCAGTGCCCAAAACAGGTCCAGAAAGGAAAGTTCCAGGTTGTTGCCATCGAAGGACTGGATGCCACGG GTAAAACCACGGTGACCCAGTCAGTGGCAGATTCACTTAAGGCTGTCCTCTTAAAGTCACCACCCTCTTGCATTGGCCAGTGGAGGAAGATCTTTGATGATGAACCAACTATCATTAGAAGAGCTTTTTACTCTTTGGGCAATTATCTTGTGGCCTCCGAAATAGCTAAAGAATCTGCCAAATCTCCTGTGATTGTAGACAG GTACTGGCACAGCACGGCCACCTATGCCATAGCCACTGAGGTGAGTGGGGGTCTCCAGCACCTGCCCCCAGCCCATCACCCTGTATACCAGTGGCCGGAGGACCTGCTCAAACCTGACCTCATCCTGCTGCTCACCGTGAATCCTGAGGAAAGGTTGCAGAGGCTGCAGGGCCGGGGCATGGAGAAGACCAGGGAAGAAGCAGAACTCGAGGCCAACAGCGTGTTTCGTCAAAA GGTAGAAATGTCCTACCAGCGGATGGAGAATCCTGGCTGCCATGTGGTTGATGCCAGCCCCTCCAGAGAAAAGGTCCTGCAGACGGTATTAAGCCTAATCCAAAATAGTTTTAATGAACCGTAG